One window from the genome of Glycine soja cultivar W05 chromosome 12, ASM419377v2, whole genome shotgun sequence encodes:
- the LOC114380400 gene encoding long-chain-alcohol oxidase FAO1-like, translating to MTRKECHPLLRGGRGDSKYKHGFSAAEMESLASICEVVLPPLPMDALKIRKEDQIDDYDSSKSLKSFWDISASRYPIPHEVAEMLTKRSLIEAVILIRVVLWLLATRLGTLLLCGFLCLGEKWPYVNNFSNISLEKREMVMQKWLKHRFLTPIRLAFAYIKVLCLFVFFSWVDENGDNPAWKAIGYEVPADENLTNASKTRPLEKGIIETMNESDSTLQQSLANKGLNVTLDSKSNILKVKCDALVVGSGCGGGVAAAVLSSAGYKVVVLEKGNYFSTQDYSSLEGPSMNQLYETGGILASVDSRVLVLAGSTVGGGSAVNWSACIKTPHKVLNEWSENHKLPFFSSQEYLSAMETVCERIGVTENCTQEGFQNQVLRKGCQNLGLKVDYVPRNSSGNHYCGSCGYGCPKGEKQGTQATWLVDAVERDAVIITGCKAERFLLESNRSGNGRKKKCLGVMAKALNSRVTMKLQIEAKVTISAGGALLTPPLLISSGLKNKNIGKNLHLHPVLMTWGYFPESNDSEFKGKVYEGGIITSVHKVPSTDSNSDSRAIIETPSLGPASFAALCPWESGLDFKERMLNYLRTSHLITIIRDMACGQVSTEGRISYKLNEIDKENMKAGLKQALKILIAAGAVEVGTHRSDGQRLKCDGIGENEVQEFLDSVCPMEGALSPGEYWNIYSSAHQMGSCRMGVSEKEGAVDENGETWEAEGLFVCDASVLPSAVGVNPMITVQSTAYCISNRIADYLRRD from the exons atgACCAGAAAAGAGTGTCATCCATTGTTAAGGGGTGGGAGAGGGGATAGCAAATATAAACATGGATTTTCTGCAGCTGAGATGGAGTCACTGGCAAGCATATGTGAGGTTGTGTTGCCTCCTTTGCCTATGGATGCTCTTAAGATCAGAAAGGAAGACCAAATTGATGATTATGATTCTAGCAAGAGTCTCAAGTCCTTCTGGGACATTTCTGCTTCTCGCTATCCAATCCCTCATGAG GTTGCTGAGATGTTAACGAAGAGGAGCTTAATTGAAGCAGTAATACTGATTAGAGTAGTTTTATGGCTGCTGGCAACAAGGTTGGGAACCTTGTTGCTCTGTGGTTTCCTCTGTCTTGGTGAAAAATGGCCCTATGTCAACAACTTCTCAAACATATCTTTGGAGAAAAGAGAAATGGTTATGCAGAAGTGGCTGAAACATAGGTTCCTCACACCTATTAGACTGGCCTTTGCTTACATCAAAGTCTTGtgtctctttgtttttttctcttgg GTTGATGAAAATGGTGACAACCCAGCATGGAAAGCCATTGGATATGAGGTACCAGCTGATGAAAACTTGACCAATGCCTCCAAAACTAGGCCCCTTGAAAAGGGGATTATAGAAACCATGAATGAATCTGACTCCACTCTTCAACAATCTCTTGCTAACAAAGGCCTTAATGTTACACTGGACTCAAAAAGCAACATCCTCAAAGTCAAATGTGATGCACTAGTTGTTGGTTCTGGTTGTGGTGGAGGTGTTGCGGCTGCTGTTCTTTCAAGTGCTGGCTACAAGGTGGTTGTTCTTGAGAAAGGAAACTATTTTTCTACTCAGGATTATTCATCTCTAGAAGGTCCTTCCATGAATCAACTATATGAAACTGGAGGGATCCTTGCTTCTGTGGACTCAAGAGTGCTAGTTTTGGCAGGATCAACAGTGGGTGGTGGCTCTGCTGTTAATTGGTCAGCCTGCATTAAGACCCCACACAAGGTGCTAAATGAGTGGTCTGAGAATCACAAGCTTCCCTTCTTTTCAAGCCAAGAATATCTCTCCGCAATGGAAACTGTGTGTGAAAGGATTGGTGTAACAGAAAACTGTACACAAGAGGGATTCCAAAACCAAGTGCTGAGAAAAGGGTGTCAAAATCTTGGCCTCAAAGTTGACTATGTGCCAAGAAACTCCTCAGGGAATCACTACTGTGGCTCATGTGGTTATGGCTGTCcgaaaggagagaaacaaggGACTCAAGCTACATGGCTTGTAGATGCAGTTGAAAGAGATGCAGTAATAATAACAGGATGCAAAGCTGAGAGGTTCTTGTTGGAAAGCAACAGGAGTGGAAATGGCAGAAAGAAGAAATGTTTGGGAGTGATGGCAAAAGCATTAAACAGCAGAGTCACAATGAAGTTACAAATTGAGGCCAAGGTGACAATTTCTGCAGGTGGGGCACTTTTGACACCCCCTTTGTTAATCTCTAGTGGACTAAAAAACAAGAACATAGGTAAAAACCTTCATCTCCACCCTGTGCTAATGACATGGGGATACTTTCCAGAATCAAATGATTCAGAATTCAAAGGAAAAGTCTACGAGGGAGGTATAATAACATCAGTCCACAAAGTGCCATCAACAGACTCCAATTCAGATTCAAGGGCAATAATTGAAACCCCTTCGCTAGGACCAGCTTCCTTTGCAGCACTGTGTCCTTGGGAGTCAGGACTAGACTTTAAGGAAAGAATGCTGAATTACCTTAGAACTTCACATTTGATAACAATAATAAGAGACATGGCTTGTGGACAGGTATCAACAGAAGGAAGGATCAGCTACAAGCTGAATGAAATTGACAAGGAGAACATGAAGGctggcttgaaacaagcactGAAGATTCTTATAGCTGCAGGAGCAGTTGAGGTAGGTACACACAGAAGTGATGGTCAGAGACTTAAGTGTGATGGCATTGGTGAAAATGAAGTGCAAGAGTTCTTGGACAGTGTGTGTCCAATGGAGGGGGCACTTTCACCAGGTGAGTATTGGAACATATATTCTTCTGCACATCAAATGGGGAGCTGCAGAATGGGAGTCAGTGAGAAAGAAGGTGCAGTTGATGAAAATGGTGAGACATGGGAGGCTGAAGGGTTGTTTGTTTGTGATGCTAGTGTGCTTCCAAGTGCTGTTGGTGTCAATCCCATGATCACGGTCCAATCAACTGCATACTGCATCTCTAATAGAATAGCAGATTATCTTAGAAGGGATTAA